DNA sequence from the Cryptococcus decagattii chromosome 5, complete sequence genome:
GGACGAGGTGCCCAACAGTGGAGAAccgaaagaagaagatggtgaaggaggagggaaaagaaggaagaacgTCGGCCGCCGAAGGAGCTTGGGCACGCCAACTACCACGAGAGGCAAAGGTGgagggaggggaagaggtggaaggaagagtgCGGTAGTTTAGCCTCTTGGTGTTACTATCGTAGTCTTGCTTTATTAGTCAGGACCATTGCATTGTTCTAATGTAAAATCCATCTTTCGAAATATATAACATCATTTAAGATGAAAGCTTCTTTCGCAACCTGATAATCTCCTAGACAGGTTGAAGACAATTCCTTTACCAGAATAAACCTCTGTGCAGGTCTCAATTCGAATGAATCAGTCGCTGCCGAAAGCATTGTCGGGGttaatatatatatatagtAGCTTCGAAAAACGAACATCAGTCACGTGACTTTGATACGATAAGCTAAGATAACCGAAGATAGATGGAAAAGCCCGAAGAGGGATTATTGAGAGGTCACACTGTCACATTGCGCCATTTTCTGCGAGATATTCATCAACAGAATGTTTGCaggtggagaagatttGTTGTTATGGTGGCTGACTACCTGTATCGGTTGCGGCCTTATGGGAATCTTCATCCGCAAGTCCAACAATGGAGCCTTCAACTTGTGTAGAGCAACTTTGTGTTTGTTGATGTATAATTCGGCAGCGGGTGACAGGCGTCTGCCATTTATGCCAAGGAAGTCCAAAGAAGTTCAATTCCGTTCGGCCAGCCGTTGAAGGAGACTTATGCAGCATTTTAGCATAATAAATATCATTCACGTAAAATCGACATTTGCGGTGCTGCTATCAGCCAAGTCGTATAGTTAGTCTGCACACTTTATAGCACTGCAGTGAATCCAGTCCAATCAATGCGCATTATTGTCGAAGCCTAGTATAACGTAATGATCTTTTCATGGCAAAACGTTACACATTTTATGACCTGTTTTTATTGCTTACTTCCTCCACGACTTCACGACTATCCACTAAAGCCGCTTAGACAGTGCCAGAGGCGGAGATGGTGATCTTGGCCTTGGGCTCTGAGAAAGGTGTTAGGTTTCTGAGCATCAAAGCGGTCGAAGAAGATTATGAAACTCACTGCCAGAGTCGGAGCCGTAAGActcaatcttcttgacGAGCTCCTGGCCAGAGGTGACCTCGCCAAAGACGACGTGCTTGCCATCGAGCCAAGAGGTAACGACGGTAGTGATGAAGAACTGAGAACCGTTGGTGTTGGGACCGGCGTTGGCCAtagagaggaggaaaggtCGGTCGTGACGGAGCTTGAAGTTCTCGTCGGCGAACTTGTTGCCGTAGATGGACTTGCCACCAGTGCCGTTGTGGTTGGTGAACTAAAAGGATAATAATGTCAGTTCCGAACACGGCATGATTCAAACCAAGTTACTCACGTCACCACCCTGGAGCATGAACTGAGGGATCACTCGGTGGAAACCAGAGCCGGCGTAACCGAAGCCGTTCTGGCCGGTACAGAGCTCTCGGAAGTTCTGGGCAGTCTTGGGGACAACATCGTCGAAGAGCTTGAAAGTGATTCGGCCGGCAGGGGCATCTATCAAAAGTTCAATGTTAGCGAACAGCGAGTAATATCACCCAACGAAGACGTCAAGATATTGCTTCGGCTGATAAATAGATCAGTAATACTCACTGTTGATGGCAATGTCAAAGTAAACCTGGCTATTGAATACTATTAGTTCAACATTTCAGAAATAACTCGATAGCATGGACG
Encoded proteins:
- a CDS encoding peptidyl-prolyl cis-trans isomerase, with translation MSFARRFVSTASTMSQVYFDIAINNAPAGRITFKLFDDVVPKTAQNFRELCTGQNGFGYAGSGFHRVIPQFMLQGGDFTNHNGTGGKSIYGNKFADENFKLRHDRPFLLSMANAGPNTNGSQFFITTVVTSWLDGKHVVFGEVTSGQELVKKIESYGSDSGKPKAKITISASGTV